One Thunnus thynnus chromosome 18, fThuThy2.1, whole genome shotgun sequence genomic region harbors:
- the LOC137169364 gene encoding interferon-induced protein 44-like isoform X3, whose amino-acid sequence MGAKNCKPNQPPPFLDTPWREINWGNKKSALQYVKNYKPHIEGRQLRILLYGPVGAGKSSFINSVQSVLRGKMCAMALVDNESHDCFTKMYTAYKMEKETPNTFYPFVFNDIMGLSPVKGVLVDDVKLALMGHVKKDYAFNPESKLSEGNQFYNEEVNPNDKVHVLVCVIPANTARNMRDETLRKIREIRIAASRLGIPQVAILTKIDQTCPEIKEDLRTIYRSADVKEEMEQFSVNVGIPMNCIFPVKNYSEEIDLNDDTDTLILRALRHIIDFGEDFMNHKMNQAEDSHRYA is encoded by the exons ATGGGAGCAAAAAATTGTAAACCAAATCAGCCGCCTCCAT TCCTCGACACACCAtggagagaaataaactgggg TAACAAAAAGAGCGCTCTGCAGTATGTGAAGAACTACAAACCTCACATCGAAGGTCGGCAGCTCAGGATTCTTCTTTATGGACCAGTTGGAGCTGGAAAGTCCAGCTTCATCAACTCTGTTCAAAGTGTCTTACGAGGCAAGATGTGCGCAATGGCCTTGGTGGATAACGAGTCTCATGACTGTTTCACCAAAATG TACACAGCCTACAAGATGGAAAAGGAAACCCCGAACACCTTTTACCCCTTTGTCTTCAATGACATCATGGGCTTAAGCCCAGTAAAAGGTGTGCTTGTGGACGACGTCAAACTGGCCTTGATGGGACATGTGAAGAAGGATTATGCG TTCAATCCTGAATCTAAGTTGTCAGAAGGCAACCAATTCTACAATGAAGAAGTAAATCCCAACGATAAAGTGCACGTCCTGGTTTGTGTCATTCCTGCCAACACAGCACGTAACATGAGAGACGAAACTCTGCGGAAGATTCGGGAAATCAGGATAGCAGCCAGTCGGCTAG GGAttcctcaagtggccattctcACCAAAATTGATCAGACCTGTCCTGAGATCAAAGAAGATTTAAGGACAATCTACAGGTCCGCCGATGTGAAGGAGGAG atgGAGCAGTTCAGTGTGAACGTGGGTATCCCAATGAACTGCATCTTCCCCGTGAAAAACTACTCTGAAGAAATCGACCTCAACGATGACACCGACACACTGATCCTGAGAGCGCTGAGACACATCATTGACTTCGGAGAAGACTTCATGAACCACAAAATGAATCAGGCTGAAGATTCACACAGATATGCTTGA
- the LOC137169364 gene encoding interferon-induced protein 44-like isoform X4, producing MGSKGSKSPTPSPFLDTPWREINWNNKKSALQYVKNYKPHIEGRQLRILLYGPVGAGKSSFINSVQSVLRGKMCAMALVDNESHDCFTKMYTAYKMEKETPNTFYPFVFNDIMGLSPVKGVLVDDVKLALMGHVKKDYAFNPESKLSEGNQFYNEEVNPNDKVHVLVCVIPANTARNMRDETLRKIREIRIAASRLGIPQVAILTKIDQTCPEIKEDLRTIYRSADVKEEMEQFSVNVGIPMNCIFPVKNYSEEIDLNDDTDTLILRALRHIIDFGEDFMNHKMNQAEDSHRYA from the exons TAACAAAAAGAGCGCTCTGCAGTATGTGAAGAACTACAAACCTCACATCGAAGGTCGGCAGCTCAGGATTCTTCTTTATGGACCAGTTGGAGCTGGAAAGTCCAGCTTCATCAACTCTGTTCAAAGTGTCTTACGAGGCAAGATGTGCGCAATGGCCTTGGTGGATAACGAGTCTCATGACTGTTTCACCAAAATG TACACAGCCTACAAGATGGAAAAGGAAACCCCGAACACCTTTTACCCCTTTGTCTTCAATGACATCATGGGCTTAAGCCCAGTAAAAGGTGTGCTTGTGGACGACGTCAAACTGGCCTTGATGGGACATGTGAAGAAGGATTATGCG TTCAATCCTGAATCTAAGTTGTCAGAAGGCAACCAATTCTACAATGAAGAAGTAAATCCCAACGATAAAGTGCACGTCCTGGTTTGTGTCATTCCTGCCAACACAGCACGTAACATGAGAGACGAAACTCTGCGGAAGATTCGGGAAATCAGGATAGCAGCCAGTCGGCTAG GGAttcctcaagtggccattctcACCAAAATTGATCAGACCTGTCCTGAGATCAAAGAAGATTTAAGGACAATCTACAGGTCCGCCGATGTGAAGGAGGAG atgGAGCAGTTCAGTGTGAACGTGGGTATCCCAATGAACTGCATCTTCCCCGTGAAAAACTACTCTGAAGAAATCGACCTCAACGATGACACCGACACACTGATCCTGAGAGCGCTGAGACACATCATTGACTTCGGAGAAGACTTCATGAACCACAAAATGAATCAGGCTGAAGATTCACACAGATATGCTTGA